gcCAGGAAGGGGAAACATGCCGACGCGGCtaccgcgcgagtgcaggagtccatcgagtattgcctcgccgacgcacagGCCCGGGCCGCCCTGCGTGAAGAGAAGAcagaggcgcggtggtcggcgttgttGATGaacagcgccgtcaagctcgacctgctccggaccgacgtcgccgcgaagaagaggaacactgacctggcttttctgatgggcggggtggacatgctccagagcaacgacgagaagctcaaggcatggtacatggcggagcgcggcctcatcctgaaccagctgccgaagacggcgccgccaactcccgcgcccgcgccgccgccgccgccaagcccgagcgatgatgcctccacgacgcccagcagCACCGAAGCCGTGCCGATGCCGCCCAGCAcagaagcagctccgacaccgccatgcccgcgcacgccgactccgccgagTGATGCGTTGCACACGCGTCCAGACTTGGGGCGTTCTTTTTTTTTGTACGCCGGACTATTTATCCGATCGCCGAACTGTGGCCTGTGATCGCCGGACTTGTGGCGTCTTTTgtgagcgggaacgaccaagtttcAAATTGCCACGTCCCGGGGGGCGGCGCCTGGgagcgtgactgggagctaggtcgcccacATGGACCAATCTAGCACCGgttcgcccccaggccgctctttttaGGCACCCTGGGGggctgaacggctggagatgctctaagtgctTGGATGATTGATAGATTTAGGGCTTAAATTTTGAGGTCAGGCGGTGGGGAATTGACCACTGAGGATGATCATCACATCATAAGCCTAGTCTTTAGTTTATGGACTTGTTCTAGATAATTAAATGTTTACTTTAAATTTCAAATGACTAAATTTTATAGATGAAGATGTTTTGGTTAGTAGAGCAAGAACTAATGTTTACCGCAATGAAGTCTCGAGAAGGGCATTTGCCTCATCATTTTCTTTGCAAAGTATTGGTATGTTCTATCTGGGCATCTCTATTTTCTCAAGCCCTTTATTTTCAACACATTCACAAATTACGCCACTTAATTTATGTGAATTATAAATCCTTTTTATTAGTCTTGTAGTGCCTTCTAGGACGTTTCAAAGCTAATTTGGATAGCTATACTTTTGCTAGCAACATGTGAGTTTGGTTCTAAGCATGGGCGTGTTCTATGTCTTCTGTTGTCTAGTCTCAACTTTATTTTGGTATATGAAACTGAATATTAATATGTTATATATTAGTTTATTTTAAAATTACATTTGCACTAGTACTGTGTTTATGTTTTGACgttattacactagtagaaaaagggccttagttccggttcataagggcctttagtcccggttctggaaccgggactaaagggtcgttactaaagcctccccctttagtcccggtccacATGGCCGCTGCCTGGAAgtccacctttagtcctggttggtaacacgaaccggtactaaaagaaattttatgatttttattttgatttttttaaaaaaaattgatttttttttattttcaaatttctgaattattttaaactctaatctctaatcacccctcatcactgctcaatttaacctctaatctctaatcacccctcatcattccaaatcatctaacttcccggacggtcacccatcctctcactactccagcctgagcacgcttaacttccgggttctattctccctcgtttccaagtctgcacttgttgttttcctgacaataataagatgtcaatcctattaaccctcaggaatttagcttgagcatgaagtcacacatttcactgtttgagtttgaaactattgttctaaaaaacaataattatttagtaacgctaatatttcttgaataagtagtttgaccatagtttgaccagatttgaccaaaattaaaaaactgaaataattatttcgtaacactaatatttcttgaataattagtttgaccaatgtttgaccacagtttgaccacaatttgaccagatttgatcaaaattcaaaaaaactgaaataattatttagtaacactaatattcttgaataattatttagtaacactaatacttcttgaataagtagtttgaccatagtttgaccagatttaacaaaaataaaaaaaacagaaatttgagcataactttttttccttttagaatttgaggattttaaaaatttgcaaacaggccataggctgtcaaaatcggatgcggattttcgtgctgaacattttgatatattatatgtttttttctgatatcgtatgcaaaagttatagccgttttacattttccctacactttttgcaaaacatgtccaaatttaagttataaaattttcctaactagtacatgtagtaacataactacatctggaaggattttaatttttgaagtttttatcattttcttttgctttttacaaaactgaaaaggcgataggGGGGGTGGTGGTAGAGTTTGAAAataggacctttagtaccggttggtgccacgaaccggtactaatgggcatcgcaccctttagccccggttcgtggcaccaaccgggactaaaggtcccatttgaaccgggactaatgcctgtacggtgccctagccgctcgaaccgggactaatgctcacattagtcccggttcgtaatgcaaccaggattaatgctcttttctggctgaACCAaatccctgttttctactagtgttatttTTGTGGATTTGTGGTTCGGAAGTTTGGTGCTATTTTATATGTTGTGTATCTGAATACCCGATTTTGATTTTGAGGTGAGATATTTAGCCTCAGTTTTGCCCAGACTTGACAAaagttctggctccgccactgatgCCGAGGCGGACACATGTGTAGCGACTACGTACGTACAAGAAGCTGGTGTGTGGAGTCGTGTGGCTAGCTCAACACCGAAGGCCTCAGCTGACCAAATCAGCATGGCAAGATGCAGCCCAGTGAGAAAAGGCGGTCTGGAGTCTCAAACGGTGCAGCAGCAGGATTGTTGAGTAGCTCATGTGATGGGCTACGAGCATCACTAGGTGATTTCAAACTCAGGATCTGCAGGGCTCTTTTTAACCACCAGGGCAACGCAACCGATGTGAAATCTTATATCATTTTCTCCTTTTACACTTTCTCCAGTTCGCGGGAAGCCTCCGGTTAAGCTTTCCAAATCGGTTTTTCCAGGTTCGCCAGTTTTCTGGACGGTTCTTATTCCTTTATTTGCTTGttcgttttctctttctcttttctatttctatgaacctttttcaaatttaatgaactacttttaaaaaatgatgaacttttttcaaaaaaacGTTGAACTTTTTCCATATTTGATGACCATTTTTTGTCtgaattttttcaaattcgatgaactttttaaaattttatgATTGTTTTTCAAagacgatgaacttttttcaaattcaatgatttttttaatttgaTGATTTGTTTTTCATAATTGATGgccttttttcaattttgatgaactttttcatgtTTTTTATAATTTGTATTCTTTTTTTATATTTCGATTTTAAGTACGTAAGAGAATGTAGGGAGCAgaaaagatcgaacggaagaaaaACTGTAGCGAACGTGAGAACGAGCGCAGAAGTCATGGGCCCAGGCCCAATAGGGATGGCTAGTGTGCGCCAAGTAATTTTCTGTCGCTGAAGGCGCCATATAGGAGCTCCCGTGATTCCCCAGCTCATGTAGCTCAGGACATGGCCCAAGTAACGGGTCAGGGACACTGCAAGCCCAGCTTCGAGAGCTCATGCTGGAAATTTTTGCTTTGCCAAAAGAAATGAGACGTCTCCTCCGACAGCAATGGAGGAAAGGGCACCACCACCTACACCCGTACTACTACACCCGGTGCTACACAAATATCCGTTGAAAACTCTTTGGACGATTGACCCGATAAATGTGTAAAGGAGTAGGCGATCATGTCTGCCAAATGCCGAGGAACCAACGGAATTTGAGGAGGCAAATACGATGGAGTGTTGGTGTTACACTGTGGAGGAGGAGACACCAATAACTAAGGGAATTAAGATCAAGAAAGATCCCGAAGGGAATTGTGTGAAGCACAAAGCGAGGCTAGTAGCCAAGAGTACGTGCAAGAGAAATGTTTAGAGCTCAAAGAAGTGTTTATTCCCATTGCAGGGATGGAATCGGTAAGATTGCTCGTAGCTCTCACGGCTCAAGAATCATGGAGGATACATCACATGGATGTAAATTCCACATTTTTGAACAGGGAGTTAGTAGGAGAGGTTTATGTGAACCAACCACCTGGATTCGTCAAAGAGGAAGAAGAGCACAAAGTACTAAAGTTAAGCAAAGTCATGTACGGGCTACGACAAGGCCCTCGGGCATGCAATATCAAGTTGCCATAATTGGCCCCTCCAAGAAAAGCCCACAAGTGTCACCATCGTCGGCGACAAAGCACTAAGCAGCTTTCGCTCGGCAGGTCCTCCATGCCACCACGAAGCCTCCAGGACATGCGTGACGAGATCAGATCCCAGATCAAGATCGGAGCTACGCCACTTCCAAAGACAGAGCTACCGACGACCGCCGCCGAGCTCTCTTCAACAAACACCAAGTTCATGGCCTTCGGCCCCGATCTGTCCGACGGAAGAGCAGGTCCCAACCACCACCATCGACCACTGTACCAACGAGGGGAAGAACCTCACCGCTCATGGGCACCACCCGGACCGCGCCCACCATCGCCTACCAAGAGCCAGAGCGTCGACCCGCCCCGGGCCCCAAACTGATCCGTCCGGGCACAAGCCCCAAGTCTTGGCCATCACTGTGGCGCGAGTTGCCCACACCGCCGACCCGAACCTAGGAGAAGGGAGGAGCCCCCCACACCCGCACCTCGCCATCGACGCCCAACCGCCGCTGCCCAAGCCACAACAGCTGCCTCACCGACGAATGCCACCACCGCGCGACTGCCAAGCCTAATCCCTGCGAGGTACATGAACTCCACCAGGATCCAGCCCAGATCCGGACAGAACCGAGAGGCTGCCTTTGTCTCAGTGCCGACCACAAAGGGGAGGCCGAGGCCAACCCCTCTGCCCACGCCTACCCCACTGGAGGTCGGGCCAGCCAAGCTAGTTGGCACCACCAGTCCGCACCGCCGCAGCGCGCGGCTCCAACCGCCGGATCTGACGGCCCCGACCCAGCCAGCCGCCCCGCCACATCGTCGCGCAGGCCCGCCCCACCAACCCGCCACGCAGCCACCGCCGCGTCGGGAGCCCGGCCACCCGAAGCGCTGCCGCGTCGCCCTTTGGGAACGCCACACTCCCCGCCTGCggacggcggcggctagggttacgcCCAGCCCGCCCCGCGAGAGCGACCGGGGCGCGTCTTTCTTTTACCCACGGGGTGGTCTACCTCTGAAAATGACTACGTGAGAAAGCTACAGGCTTCTCGAGAGGCGTCATCACTATATCAAAATCATTTAAGAGAGGCAAGTTGGTAAGAAGTGTGAAAGAGAGGCAAGTTGGTAAGAAGTGTGTTTCCCGCAAGAAAAAGGTAAGGAGCGACCATCATTCATTTCAACGGCTGTACTATATTTGCGGGGAGGACACGGGAGCGGAGCAGTACTCACAGTTGTAGCACTGCAGCACTAGTAGTGGTGTTCTTGCCTTTTCACACCATGTTTCCCAGAAATAATGTAAACTTTGTGGACTCTTTTTACGACTTGGAAAATGACTAGGCTGGCTGGCTATTCTGTTCATGATAATTTCAGTTGCCAGTTGGTAATAACTGTAATTAAATTTGCGGGACCAATATTCATTTCAATAGTTGTACTAAATTTGCGGGACACACACACAGAGCAGTAGCAGTGCCCTACAGAACAAGTGGTGCCAAGACCGACGACCAAAGTCTTCCCTTTTCACACCAAGTTTTGCCTCATACGCATTACTCTTACTCCACTTGTATACCCGTGATCTACTAGACTGATGCATGGTTTGTCCTAAAGGAACGTGATTTTTTATGGCAGAGTTGAAAACTAACTCTATAAATATGTTGTCTCTTCTATTCATATCTCAGTACCAAAACTCATACCCGAACATCCTCGTCCTCTGCAAGTTCAAGAATCCTACTGATGACCTGTGCTAGCCATGCCGTGATTTTCCTCGTCTTCTCAAATTTGGCCATAGCCATGGGCGCCACCCCTCCTCCCTTAGCACCTTACGTAGGGAAGTGTACGAGTAGTTGTGAGGAAGAGCTGAATCTATCTTTGTACCTGCACCAAGTTGTCAGTGGAGCAGCCCACAACCAAGAAGTAATTCTGAGCCCCGGCTTTGCTAATTCGTTTGGTGTGATGGCAGTTAATGACTGGACTATGCATGCCACCAATGATTCCACTGCAAGTATCATTGCTCGGGCAAAGGGAATGCATATCCAGGCTACCCAAACCCAGGCCAATGGCTATGCTTGGTTTCTTCCGTTCAACATGGTCTTTGAGGACTCCAGGTATATCCATGCACGTGATGGATCTTAGTTTTATATTTTCGAAGTTCACTTTTCCTAATTATAGCTACACCATTAACAGCTTTCGCGGGTCGACATTGCAAGTGATGGGGATAGTCAATGATGCGAATGGTGAGTGGGCTATTGTGGGTGGCACTGGAAATCTGTCCATGGCGCGTGGTACCGTGAAGTTCACCACAGTCCAGAGCAGCCCAAACATTGAGAGCTACAAAAAAATTGATATCCATGCATTCTACACAACCCAGCCGACCGTAAGTATAATTAATCTTTGAACTAAGAGTAATCATAGTCTATAAGAATTTATGTCAAGTTGGGAAATCATATTCATGTAACTaaatacatgcatatattcatgacGTAATCATATCTATTGATGTCAAGGAAAAGGTATACATGAACATATATTCTATTACTTTCGAATGACAAAATGATTAGTATTTATTTTCAAATGATACATGTAAATAAATAAAACATTTATTCTGATTTCTTTTGCCAAACTAATTATGAAATATTTGTAGTCATTATTAGTGTTGTTTCTATGAAGAATAATAAGTTATTTAATCATGGTCTTGTAAAATTCTTATTATCTTGTTTGATTACTTACTATGTGCCCTGCTAACGATTTATTTATCTGTTTTTATAGGTTTAAGATATGAAGAATAAAGACGCGCCACTTCAGCTGGAAATGTGAGCCGGCAATCTCGCATGAATAAAATATGTGTCTTCCCTTATGGCTAGTACTACTAGCTGTTGTAATATGAATGTCGGTGAAATCTTCTTTATTTTAAAATAATGTAGATGTTTGTGGCGTGTCAGGAAAATCCTTTGATATACATCCAATCAGGCGTTTTATCATTTTTGTAATATTGGACTGTATGATTTAAGTTGGAATCTTATGTTCTTAATATATTGTATGAAAGAGAACTAAGCATTTGTCCTTCGCTGTTCTTACCTTTTTCATATTCGATGCATATACAGGTTTTCTGGGAACAAACTCTGATTTTCATCAAAATGCTGTTTCGTTCTCAACAACCACAAGACATGACTTACCACGTATATTGTTTCTATACATTTTGGAGAACATTACGATAGTTAAATTCTAGGCATGACCACACGTCTCCtttattgaaactctaggagacAGTCGACTTAAGAAAGACAATTAGGGGAGCAAGGTCGGACGGATAACATTTTGGGATGCAAGTGGTGGCCCACTTATCCCACGAAACTAGCTAAATAGTTCATCTCGAGGTGTAAAATTAATCGTACGCTTGTAGCCGTAAACATGCCACAGTTGCATCCATACTCATAGTAGTCTCCTAAACCATACAGTAGATCGCGATCACCCAATCTGATTACAAGTATCATCCACTACTATGTTGGTTTAAGCACGTTAATATGTGAGGCACATCACCTACCGTATGGAGACTATAAATATCCATggtcgtgctttgcttctctttaTCCTTATGTTCATTTCCAAGGTGCTCTGCAAAACAAAAATCCAGATTACGAGACTGTACAGCAAAAACAAATGTACGGCATGAAAATATGAAATGCTCTGTGTGCGGTGAACCTATGTTTTCCGCTGCTGCAAGTTTACACCAAATTATGTATTTAGAAGCACTCCAGACCCCAACGTTGGAGAAAAATAAAAATCCAGGAAATTTCAACATCATATTTTACCTCTTTCAAAGGATAAAGCATGTTGCCTATGATCAAGAGAAAAGTGATCCACGTGGAAGTTGATCAATCACGTGGCAAAAGATGAAGTCTTTGTCATAGAGACTAGGTAGAAAGGCTAAATTTGATCCTCAGAAGCTGCAACCTCCCAAGAGGAAAATCAAGATGATAAAATCAAATCCAAATAATGCAGAAGGGACCTCTACTGATCCTAAATCATTGGAAGGAAGCTTTGTTAGCAAATAATCCCTTTGAGCTGTCAGTTATCCTCTAGTTTTTTCTTAGCGAAATAAAGGGACATGCAGCGTGGAACATGTTCCCGAATTGGCATCAGAGCTACCCTAAGAGAATGTCAGGACAAGGAGGCTCGCACACACCGCAGCGCTCCGGTTCATGCCGGAGGAACACGCCCTCGCCGGTGGGTCGTCGGGGACGAAGCCCCATGCGGCGAAGTGGGCGGGAGCTGGTCATCCACGAGCGGGTGCTTAGAGATGGTGGCGGCGGAGGCCCATCCTGATGTTGACTCGCGTGAACTACATCGAGTATTCAATCCGAACTACATCGAGTATTCAATCCTGATGAAGCTACACCTGCAGGCTGCACGTCTGTGGGAGGCGGTCGAGTGGCGTGATTCTCCGCGGTAGACCGCCGGAGATGCTCCGGACCTTGGCAGGCAAGGCCTCGGCCAGGGAGGCCTGGAACATGCTGAATGCTCCGCATGGGCGTGGAGTACGTGCGTGAATCGAGGCCTGGGCGTTCGGTATAAACCAAAAATTCGGTTTTTACCgtttggtattttattaaattcgGTTTGCTGAACTGGAAACCGAAAATGGCAATGCAAAACAGGTAACCGATATttcggttcggtttcggtatatacctaCACGAAGACGTGAATAATGCGCTTTGCGCTTGTCCCAACACCACTCACGCATGGCCTATTATATAGACAATTTGTTGTCTACTTCTCCTTAAAcaaacgaggtgggactaaacatgatgGTTGCCCGCCGGTCGCTCTGCCTTATGCCAAGAAGCCCACTAAGTcgactaaaataaaataaaaaaagaagccCACGGACTCATGCAGTCACGTGGCTGAGCTTCCTTTGGGCCTTGCATACATGTTTGTTGCAGGGCCTGCACGCATGTGGTCGCGCAGGCGCGCGCGGGCTGGATTGCATGCTCCGTAGCGACGTACAACTGGAACATGCGTACCCATTGTTCGGTATCTTTTCCGGTTAACCGAAAATAAAGCCAAACCTACCGAACTTAATTCGGTTATTGAGTGTAGAAACCGAATTTTTCTGCATCATTGGTAAAAACCGAAAACACGGTTTTGTCAGTTACGGTTTCGGTTCGGTGTTCGGTtcatcggtttttatgcccacccgaCGAGGGCTCATGTACTACTCCGGGACTTCGAGGCGCTCTCCTTCAAGGACGGAGAGATGGTGGAGGATTTCACCCTTCGCCTCACCGGCCTGATCAGCGACCTTCAGGAGCTCGGCGACGACGTCGATGAGATCAAGGCAGTGAGAAAATTCCTACGGGTGGTGCCGCACGCTATGCCCAGGTAGCCATCTCAATTGAAACACTAGTTGATCTCAAATCTATGACAATATAGAGGAGGTGGCCAGCCGTTTTCTTGCCATTGAGGAGCGCCTCGACCCCGACATACGCGGCTCCGGCGGCAAGCTGCTCCTCACAGAGGAGGAGTGGCACGAGCGAGAAAGGCGACGGCAACCAGGCGGACGTTCGTCGGGCGGTGGATCAAAGGGCGGCAAGGGGAAAACCAAACCGAAGCCTCCCACCGGCATCGGCAGCGAACAACCTCACGGGCGGTGGTTCTAAACGCAAGGGGAACTTTCACAACTGCAGCAAGTGGGGCCACTATGCACGGGACTGCCACGGCAAGCCCAAGCAAGAGCGCCGCGAGCAGGCGAACATCGCGCAATTAGAAGAGGAGGAGGTGCCGGAGCTACTCATGGCGGTCCTTGATACGCCGGAGCAGGTCATGCTCACCGCTCCACAGGCCGTCCTCCTCAATGAGGAGCGCGTGGTGCCCAGTGACGTGCCCAGAGACATTAGCGACAAATCATGGTACGCCGACACAGGCGCGAGTAGCCATATGACAGGCTGCAGGCAGCTGTTCGCTACTCTAGACGAGACGGTGTGCGGCACTGTCCGTTTCGGAGATGGATCGGCCGTCGACATCCTTGGCAAGGGCACCGTGATCTTCGAGTGCCTAATGGGCGACCAATGCTTGCTCCCAGACACAAAGGGGCCCCTATTTTCGAGCAGGAAAGTCATGTCGCTCGGGCAGCTGGATGAGAAGGGCTGCGAGATCGTGATCAAGCACGGCGTGCTGACGACCTACGACCAGGAGGGTCGTGCACTAGCGCGCGTGAAGCGCGTGCCCAACCGGCTGTACAAGCTGGCACGGCGGCCCGCCGAGCCGGTCAGCCACCTGATGAAGGTAGACGATCGGGCGTGGCCATGGCATATGCCCGCTTTGGACACCTCCACTTCCGGGCACTCAACACACTGTCCAGGAAGAACATGGCCCGCGAGATTCCGAGCATGGAGCACGTCGGCGAGTACTATGCCGGGTGCATACTGGGTAAGCAGCACCGTGTCCCGTTCCCACAGGCGGCGACGTACTGCGCGGAGGAGTGACTGGAACTTGTGCACACAAACTTGTGTGGTCCGATCTCGCCAGCAACGCCGGGAGGTAAAAACTATTTCTTGGTCTTGCTAATTGTAGATGATTACTCTCGGTACATGCGGCTTGAGATACTCAGGACAAAGAGGGAGGCTTTTGCCTTCTTCAAAAGGGTGAAAGCGGCAGCAGAGACCAGGAGCGGCTGCAAGCTGCTCGCGTTCCGCTCGGATCGCGCCGGCGAGTTCAACTCCACTGCATTCGCTGAGTACTGCAAGGAGCTCGGCATCAAGCATCTCACGACGGCTccatacacgccgcagcagaacggAGTTGTCGAGCGCCGGAATCAAACAGTGGTGGAGATGGCTCGTTGTATGCTGAAGAGCATGCGAGTGCCGCCTGTGTTCTGGGGTGAGGCTGTAAAAACTGCAGTCTATATCCTCAAGAGGTCGCCAACAAGAAGCCTGGACGGTGTGACACCATATGAGCAGTGACATGGCAAGAAGCCCAGTGTAGCACACTTGCGCACGTTCGGATGCCATGTTCATGTGAAGAAGCTGGGGCATGGGCTTGACAAGCTGGCGGACAGGTCGACACCCGACATTATGATGGGGTACGAGGAGGGCTCAAAAGCCTACCGTATCTACGATCCGGCTGCCAACAAGATGTTGGTGTCGCGGGATGTCGTGTTCGAGGAATCGCGGCCTTGGACCTGGACAGAGGAGGCGTCGAAGCAAAGCATGCCGTCCGGCGTGTTCTCGGTGGTATACACCACAGAGCCGCTCACGCCTGAGCCAGCCTCGCCACAGGTGCAGTGGGCTACGCCGCCCACTCACGACAACGCCCTCGACACCGACACTCCGACAGTGGGCCGCGTCGCTACCGCCACATCCAGAACAACTACGACACCACAAAGGAGCTGTCCGCACCGTTCGACTATGACGAcgcaccccccctctctctctctctctctctctctctctctctctctctctctctctctctctctctctctctctctctctctctctctctctctctcccttcaaccctaaccctagccgcgccaTGGACTCCCCGAGCTCCTCCACCACCCGTTCGTCGAACCCCTTCGCCGGCCCCGAGCCCTCCGTCGCCACCATCCGCGACCTCAACATTGAGGCCTGGGTCCCTATCCGCCTCGACAGCTCCAACACCTCATACTACGTGTAGAAGACCTACTTCAACCTTGTCTTCCACGAGTACTATCTCCCCGAGCACATCGATGGCTCCGTGGATGGCGACTACATGAACGGCGATCCGGAGTGGTCCGCCATTGAGGCCACGCTCATTCGATGGTTTTATCAAACAGTGTCGAAGGACATCTTCCACACGGTTGTCGCCGAGGACGACGGTGCTTGCGCCGTGTGGACCAAGATCAACgtgctcttcaccgacaacaaacttTAGTGCCTTGTTTTCTTGCAGTAGGAGTTCTTTGGCTATCAGCAGGACAACTCCACCATCGATGAGTACTGCAAGCGGGTCAAGATGCTCGCCGGTGAACTTTGCGACATCGGTGACAAAGTCTCCGACGACCTCATGCTGAGCACCCTCACCCCTGGCCTCAACGAGGATTTCGGCAACGTGGCGTCTAACCTCACTTTGCTGCCGTAGCCCACCTTTCAGCGTGTCGTCGCATAccttgctacttcttgagtttgcgttggtttttcccttgaagaggaaagggtggtgcagcaaagtagagataagtatttcccttagttagagaaccaagtatcaatccagtaggagataacgcacaaatcaccaatacctgcacaaacaaccaaacacttgcacccaacgcgataatggggttgtcaatcccttcacgctcatttgcaaaagtgagatctgatagagatagataaaactaaacaaaagataaagtaaatgttttggggttttctggtttatagatcagaaagtaaaagattgcaaaatagtagatcggaaacttatatgatggaaaatagaccccggggccataggtttcactagaggcttctctcaagatagcaaataatacggtgggtgtacaaattactgtagagcaattgatagaaaagcgcaaagttatgacgatatccaaggcaatgattataaaatataggcatcacgttcgtgtccagtagaccgacttctgcttgcatctactactattactccacacatcgaccgactcctgcttgcatctagagtattaagttcatcaagaacagagtaacgctttaagtaagatgacatgatgtagagggataaactcaagcaatataatgtaaaccccatctttttatcctcgatggcaacaatacaatacgtgcctcgcctacccctactgtcactgggagaggacaccgcaagattgaacccaaagctaagcacttctcccattgcaagataaaccaatctaattggccaaaccaaacctatagttcgaagagaattacaaaaatatcaaatcatgcataagagaatccagagaaggttcaaataatattcatagataagctgatcataaatccacaattcatcggatctcgacaaacacatcgcaaaa
This region of Triticum aestivum cultivar Chinese Spring chromosome 2D, IWGSC CS RefSeq v2.1, whole genome shotgun sequence genomic DNA includes:
- the LOC123048367 gene encoding uncharacterized protein; the encoded protein is MTCASHAVIFLVFSNLAIAMGATPPPLAPYVGKCTSSCEEELNLSLYLHQVVSGAAHNQEVILSPGFANSFGVMAVNDWTMHATNDSTASIIARAKGMHIQATQTQANGYAWFLPFNMVFEDSSFRGSTLQVMGIVNDANGEWAIVGGTGNLSMARGTVKFTTVQSSPNIESYKKIDIHAFYTTQPTV